One genomic window of Pseudomonadota bacterium includes the following:
- a CDS encoding putative Ig domain-containing protein: MKRSKTKKNAISRGIFFSSASFLVFVICIFSLFLSPCSVWAVNATLTWNANTEEDLAGYRIFYRAEGQSYNYDTPAWEGMAETCIISDLDDNTTYYFVVKAFDTSDNESTDSAEACYLPNRPPVLNAIGTKTVNENESLVFTISASDPDTDTLTYTAGNLPTGASFDAAQQRFSWTPGYGASGNYTVIFTVTDNGTPIKSDSEEITITVGNVNRPPVLNAIGAKTVDENELLEFTISASDLDADALTYTASSLPTGASFDDAQQRFSWTPGYSTAGNYTVTFTATDNGTPAQSDSETVTITVGNVNRPPVLNAIGTKTVNENELLEFTITASDPDADTLIYTAGGLPTGAGFNAAQQRFSWTPGYGAAGNYTVTFTATDNGTPAQNDSETVTITVGDVNRPPVLNAIGAKTVDENELLEFTITASDPDADALTYAASNLPTGASFDDAQQRFNWTPGYGESGNYTVTFTATDNGTPAQSDSETITITVGNVNRPPVLNSIGAKTVDENELLEFTITASDPDADILTYTASNLPTGASFDDAQQKFSWTPGYGAAGNYTVTFTVTDDGAPTQSDSETITITVEIPEDNVPPAPPVNVHVHIE; the protein is encoded by the coding sequence ATGAAACGATCCAAGACAAAAAAGAATGCAATATCTCGAGGAATCTTCTTTTCCTCGGCAAGTTTCCTGGTTTTCGTTATTTGTATATTTTCTCTTTTCCTCTCTCCCTGCAGCGTCTGGGCAGTTAATGCCACTCTGACCTGGAATGCCAACACCGAGGAGGACCTTGCCGGGTACCGCATTTTCTATCGGGCAGAAGGACAAAGTTACAATTATGATACTCCTGCCTGGGAAGGAATGGCAGAAACTTGCATAATCTCTGATCTGGATGATAATACAACGTATTATTTTGTGGTCAAAGCATTTGATACCTCGGACAACGAAAGCACAGACAGCGCCGAAGCTTGTTATTTGCCTAACCGTCCCCCGGTACTCAATGCCATCGGCACAAAAACCGTCAATGAAAATGAATCACTGGTGTTTACAATCTCTGCCAGCGATCCCGATACTGACACGCTGACCTATACGGCCGGCAACCTGCCAACCGGCGCCAGCTTTGATGCCGCCCAGCAACGATTCAGCTGGACTCCCGGATATGGTGCATCGGGGAACTACACCGTCATCTTTACGGTAACCGACAACGGCACTCCAATCAAGAGCGATTCTGAAGAGATAACCATTACGGTAGGCAACGTCAACCGGCCTCCGGTGCTTAATGCCATCGGCGCAAAAACTGTCGATGAAAATGAATTGCTTGAATTCACGATCTCTGCCAGCGATCTTGACGCTGACGCCCTCACCTATACGGCCAGCAGCTTGCCTACCGGCGCCAGCTTTGATGACGCCCAGCAACGATTCAGCTGGACTCCCGGATATAGCACGGCGGGAAACTATACGGTTACCTTTACGGCAACCGACAACGGCACTCCAGCTCAGAGTGATTCTGAAACAGTAACCATTACGGTAGGCAACGTCAACCGGCCCCCGGTACTCAATGCCATCGGCACAAAAACCGTCAATGAAAATGAATTACTTGAGTTTACAATTACCGCCAGTGACCCTGATGCGGACACGCTGATCTATACAGCCGGCGGTCTGCCAACCGGTGCCGGCTTTAATGCCGCTCAGCAACGATTCAGCTGGACTCCAGGATATGGCGCGGCTGGAAACTATACGGTTACCTTTACGGCAACCGATAACGGCACTCCAGCTCAGAATGATTCTGAAACAGTAACTATTACGGTAGGCGACGTGAATCGGCCACCGGTACTCAATGCCATCGGCGCAAAAACCGTTGATGAAAATGAATTACTTGAGTTTACGATCACCGCCAGTGATCCTGATGCTGACGCCCTGACCTATGCGGCCAGCAATCTGCCTACCGGCGCCAGCTTTGATGACGCCCAACAAAGGTTCAACTGGACTCCCGGCTATGGCGAGTCGGGGAACTATACCGTCACCTTTACGGCAACCGACAACGGCACTCCAGCTCAGAGTGATTCTGAAACGATAACCATTACGGTGGGCAACGTCAACCGACCTCCAGTGCTCAATTCCATCGGCGCAAAAACCGTTGATGAAAATGAATTACTTGAGTTTACGATCACCGCCAGTGATCCTGATGCTGACATACTGACCTATACGGCCAGTAATCTGCCAACCGGTGCCAGCTTTGATGACGCCCAGCAAAAATTCAGCTGGACTCCAGGATACGGCGCGGCCGGAAACTACACCGTCACTTTCACGGTAACCGACGATGGTGCTCCAACTCAGAGCGATTCTGAAACAATAACCATTACGGTTGAAATCCCTGAGGATAATGTACCACCGGCACCTCCAGTAAATGTACATGTGCATATAGAATAG
- a CDS encoding F0F1 ATP synthase subunit gamma has product MRGIESMRARIRSTEKLLSVVKTMKSLAAVNIRQYEQAAESVGDYGKTVEMGLQVVMRHRDDLLVGARLAPRQSMGAVVIGSDVGMCGSLNDQIVAFSLAAIKDYLGLDPQKRPILAVGEKVDAILRDEGLPVQRTFRVPGSVEGITSIVGELLLDIDAWRRDLRLDQVFLFFNQQDSGVSYQPRVFKLLPEDQEWLQKLRQKGWPGPSLPTYTMAWDPLFSALIRQYIFISLFRSLAHSLASENASRLAAMQRAEKNIEEKLEVLNGEFHHQRQTAITEELLDIISGFEALENG; this is encoded by the coding sequence ATGCGCGGTATTGAAAGCATGAGAGCCCGGATCAGGAGTACTGAGAAACTATTATCGGTGGTTAAAACCATGAAATCACTGGCAGCCGTCAATATTCGCCAGTATGAACAAGCGGCTGAGTCAGTGGGGGATTATGGTAAGACGGTGGAAATGGGATTGCAGGTGGTCATGCGCCATCGGGATGATCTGCTGGTGGGGGCACGCCTTGCTCCCCGCCAGAGTATGGGTGCCGTGGTCATCGGTTCCGATGTGGGTATGTGTGGTTCATTGAATGATCAGATTGTCGCCTTCTCGCTGGCTGCCATAAAAGACTACCTGGGGCTGGATCCGCAAAAACGGCCGATACTGGCGGTGGGAGAAAAAGTTGACGCTATCTTGCGCGATGAAGGTCTGCCGGTGCAGAGGACGTTCAGGGTTCCCGGTTCGGTGGAAGGAATAACCTCAATCGTGGGGGAATTACTGCTTGATATCGATGCCTGGCGCCGGGACCTGCGGCTTGACCAGGTATTTCTCTTCTTCAACCAACAGGATTCAGGGGTGAGTTACCAGCCACGGGTGTTCAAACTGCTGCCCGAAGATCAGGAATGGCTGCAGAAACTGCGGCAGAAAGGCTGGCCGGGACCTTCGCTTCCCACCTATACGATGGCTTGGGACCCTCTTTTTTCCGCTCTCATCCGCCAATATATTTTTATTTCCCTCTTCCGCTCCCTGGCCCATTCACTGGCCAGCGAAAACGCCAGCCGCCTGGCAGCCATGCAGCGGGCGGAAAAAAATATCGAGGAAAAGCTGGAAGTGCTGAACGGTGAATTTCACCATCAGCGCCAGACGGCCATTACCGAAGAGCTTTTGGATATTATTTCAGGTTTCGAAGCCTTGGAGAACGGGTGA